The following proteins come from a genomic window of Mycolicibacterium rufum:
- a CDS encoding multidrug effflux MFS transporter: MAVSPDVDVTPLETAPAAQPGRIRMIVVLGLLVALGPLTIDMYLPALPKIADDLSVSSSVAQLTLTGTLAGLALGQLIIGPLSDSLGRRKPLIGGIVVHMVASLLCLFAPNIAVLGVARGLQGFGAAAGMVVAIAVVGDLYKDNVAATVMSRLMLVLGVAPVLAPSLGAAVLLHASWHWVFAALVVAAGALLVMAVLALPETLPVRHRRPLKVVGIARTYGELLRDTRFVILVLVAALGMSGLFAYIAGASFVLQGRYGLGQTAFALVFGAGAIALIGSTQCNVVLLRRFSPQQIMVWALAAASVAGLVFVALAAAHVGGLFGFVIPVWAILAAMGLVIPNAPAVALTRHPDAAGTAAALLGAFQFGLGAAVAPLVGVLGNDELAMSAVMATGVVVALAALLLTGAHRVPAADGEVVAAGADLS; encoded by the coding sequence ATGGCAGTATCCCCTGACGTGGACGTGACCCCGCTGGAGACCGCACCGGCGGCCCAGCCCGGCCGTATCCGGATGATCGTGGTGCTGGGTCTGCTCGTGGCGCTCGGCCCTCTGACCATCGACATGTATCTGCCGGCGCTGCCGAAGATCGCCGACGACCTGTCGGTGTCGTCGTCTGTGGCGCAGCTGACGCTGACCGGCACGCTGGCCGGGCTTGCGCTGGGGCAGCTGATCATCGGTCCGCTGTCGGACTCGCTGGGCCGCCGCAAACCGCTGATCGGCGGCATCGTCGTGCACATGGTGGCGTCGCTGCTGTGCCTGTTCGCCCCGAACATCGCGGTGCTGGGCGTCGCGCGCGGGCTGCAGGGGTTCGGCGCCGCGGCGGGCATGGTGGTGGCGATCGCGGTGGTCGGCGACCTGTACAAGGACAACGTGGCGGCGACGGTCATGTCGCGGCTGATGCTGGTGCTCGGTGTCGCGCCGGTACTGGCCCCGTCGCTGGGCGCCGCGGTGCTGCTGCACGCCTCCTGGCACTGGGTGTTCGCCGCCCTGGTGGTCGCCGCGGGAGCATTGCTGGTGATGGCCGTGCTCGCGCTGCCGGAGACGCTGCCGGTGCGGCACCGACGGCCGCTGAAGGTGGTCGGCATCGCCCGGACTTACGGCGAACTGCTGCGCGACACCCGCTTCGTGATCCTGGTGCTGGTGGCCGCTCTCGGGATGTCAGGGTTGTTCGCCTACATTGCGGGCGCCTCGTTCGTGCTGCAGGGCCGCTACGGGCTGGGCCAGACGGCGTTCGCGCTGGTGTTCGGCGCGGGCGCGATCGCGTTGATCGGCTCGACCCAGTGCAATGTCGTGCTGCTGCGGCGGTTCTCCCCGCAGCAGATCATGGTGTGGGCGCTGGCGGCGGCCTCCGTGGCGGGTCTGGTGTTCGTCGCGCTGGCGGCCGCGCACGTCGGCGGCCTGTTCGGGTTCGTCATCCCGGTGTGGGCGATCCTGGCGGCGATGGGCCTGGTGATCCCGAACGCTCCCGCGGTCGCCCTGACGCGTCATCCCGACGCCGCCGGCACCGCCGCGGCGCTGCTGGGTGCGTTCCAGTTCGGCCTGGGCGCCGCGGTCGCCCCGCTCGTGGGTGTGCTGGGCAACGACGAACTCGCGATGTCTGCGGTGATGGCGACGGGCGTGGTCGTCGCGCTCGCCGCACTGCTGCTGACCGGCGCGCATCGTGTTCCCGCAGCCGACGGGGAGGTCGTCGCCGCGGGCGCCGACTTGTCGTGA
- a CDS encoding MFS transporter yields the protein MILVDATIVAVANPAIMANLGVGYDAVIWVTSAYLLAYAVPLLVAGRLGDRYGPKNVYLLGLAVFTLASLWCGLADSIGVLVAARVLQGVGAALLTPQTLSVITRTFPAHRRGVAMSVWGATAGVATLVGPLAGGVLVDHLGWQWIFFVNVPVGLIGLALAVRLVPVLPTQSHHFDLPGVVLSGVGMFLIVFALQEGQSHDWAPWIWATIAIGLAVMAAFVVWQSVNRGEPLIPLAIFSDRDFSMSNLGVATIGFVATSMILPLMFYAQAVCGLTPTRAALLTAPMAVATGVLAPLVGKIVDRAHPRPVIGFGFSVMAIGLTWLSVEMTPTTPIWRLVLPLTAMGVGMAFIWSPLAATATRNLPPQLAGAGSGVYNTTRQVGSVLGSAGMAAFMASRLSAEMPAAAEGASQSEGSVAQLPGFLHAPFAAAMSQAMLLPAFIALFGVVAALFLIGMGSSRFVPAAPPADRAAGDGGLDDNDDDDEDFAADDDEYVEYVVDWSDTDADTDVLHRTPAPEPRRVAPEPAPVASEAETTTHEWRSILDQLLSESAPRNGRHGSAADDDAHGRHSRGPGSA from the coding sequence ATGATCCTGGTCGACGCGACCATCGTGGCCGTCGCGAACCCGGCGATCATGGCCAACCTGGGGGTCGGCTACGACGCCGTGATCTGGGTGACCAGCGCCTACCTGCTGGCCTATGCGGTGCCGCTGCTGGTGGCCGGCCGCCTCGGTGACCGGTACGGGCCCAAGAACGTCTACCTGCTCGGGCTGGCGGTGTTCACGCTGGCCTCGCTGTGGTGCGGGCTGGCCGACAGCATCGGCGTGCTGGTCGCCGCCCGCGTCCTGCAGGGGGTGGGCGCGGCGCTGCTCACCCCGCAGACCCTGTCGGTGATCACCCGGACGTTCCCGGCGCACCGGCGCGGTGTCGCGATGAGCGTGTGGGGTGCGACGGCGGGGGTGGCGACCCTGGTGGGCCCGCTGGCCGGCGGCGTGCTGGTCGATCACCTGGGCTGGCAGTGGATCTTCTTCGTCAACGTCCCGGTCGGCCTGATCGGGCTGGCGCTGGCGGTGCGGTTGGTGCCGGTGCTGCCGACGCAGAGCCATCATTTCGACCTGCCGGGTGTGGTGCTCTCCGGCGTCGGCATGTTCCTCATCGTGTTCGCGCTGCAGGAGGGACAGTCCCACGACTGGGCGCCGTGGATCTGGGCCACGATCGCGATCGGGCTGGCGGTGATGGCGGCATTCGTCGTGTGGCAGTCCGTCAACCGCGGGGAGCCGCTCATCCCGCTGGCGATCTTCTCCGACCGCGACTTCTCGATGTCGAATCTCGGTGTCGCGACGATCGGGTTCGTCGCGACGTCGATGATCCTGCCGCTGATGTTCTACGCCCAGGCCGTGTGCGGGCTCACCCCGACACGGGCCGCGCTGCTGACCGCGCCGATGGCGGTCGCGACCGGCGTGCTGGCCCCGCTGGTCGGCAAGATCGTCGACCGGGCGCACCCGCGCCCGGTGATCGGGTTCGGATTCTCGGTGATGGCGATCGGCCTCACCTGGCTGTCAGTGGAGATGACGCCGACCACGCCGATCTGGCGGCTGGTGCTCCCGCTGACCGCGATGGGCGTCGGAATGGCGTTCATCTGGTCGCCGCTGGCCGCCACCGCCACCCGGAACCTGCCGCCGCAGCTCGCCGGCGCGGGCTCCGGGGTGTACAACACCACGCGGCAGGTGGGGTCGGTGCTCGGCAGCGCGGGCATGGCGGCGTTCATGGCGTCCCGGCTCTCGGCGGAGATGCCCGCTGCAGCCGAGGGCGCCTCGCAGTCCGAGGGATCGGTCGCTCAGCTGCCCGGTTTCCTGCACGCGCCCTTCGCGGCCGCGATGTCGCAGGCGATGCTGCTGCCCGCATTCATCGCGCTGTTCGGGGTGGTGGCCGCGCTGTTCCTGATCGGCATGGGCAGCTCCCGGTTCGTCCCGGCCGCGCCGCCGGCCGACCGGGCGGCCGGCGACGGCGGCCTCGACGACAACGACGACGACGACGAGGACTTCGCCGCCGACGACGACGAGTACGTCGAGTACGTCGTCGACTGGAGCGACACCGACGCCGACACCGACGTCCTGCACCGGACGCCCGCCCCCGAGCCGAGGCGGGTCGCGCCCGAGCCGGCACCGGTGGCGTCCGAGGCCGAGACGACGACCCACGAGTGGCGCAGCATCCTCGACCAGCTGCTGTCGGAGTCGGCGCCGCGCAACGGCAGGCACGGGTCCGCCGCCGACGATGACGCCCACGGTCGGCACTCGCGCGGACCGGGCTCGGCCTAG
- a CDS encoding FAD-binding oxidoreductase — MTEALTDRLAAIVGASQVSTDPDVLAGRSVDYTGRYRGRASVLVRPGTAEEVAAVLTACRDAGVSVTVQGGRTSLVAGTVPEHDDVLLSTERLREIGEVDTVERRVHVGAGVPLAEVQRAATAAGLVFGVDLAARDSATVGGMASTNAGGLRTVCYGNMGEQVLGLDVVLPDGSVVHRHSQVRSDNTGYDLASLFVGAEGTLGVITGLDLRLHPAPRQRVTAICGYADLDALIATARVFRDVDGVAALELIDARASALTAEHAGVAAPVDGAWELLIELAGDTDLTDRLADALADADLCGEPAVGVDGAAQQRLWQVREAIADVLGVYGPPLKFDVSLPLSSISAFAEESARLVAEHAPDAIPVLFGHIGEGNLHLNIVRCSLTGDREHALYTAMMALIARHDGNVSSEHGVGTRKRDYVSMSRTDADIAAMRAVKAAFDPTGYLNPAVLFG; from the coding sequence ATGACCGAAGCCCTGACCGACCGGCTCGCCGCGATCGTCGGCGCCTCGCAGGTGAGCACCGATCCGGACGTGCTCGCCGGCCGCAGCGTCGACTACACCGGGCGCTACCGCGGCCGGGCCTCGGTGCTGGTGCGGCCGGGAACGGCCGAGGAGGTCGCGGCGGTGCTGACGGCGTGCCGTGACGCCGGGGTGAGCGTCACGGTGCAGGGCGGCCGGACGTCACTGGTCGCGGGCACCGTGCCCGAGCACGACGACGTGCTGCTGTCCACCGAGCGGCTGCGCGAGATCGGCGAGGTGGACACGGTGGAGCGGCGGGTGCACGTCGGGGCCGGGGTGCCGCTGGCCGAGGTGCAGCGCGCCGCGACGGCGGCGGGGCTGGTCTTCGGGGTCGACCTGGCCGCCCGCGACTCGGCGACGGTCGGCGGCATGGCGTCGACGAACGCCGGCGGCCTGCGCACGGTCTGCTACGGCAACATGGGCGAGCAGGTGCTCGGCCTGGACGTGGTGCTGCCCGACGGGTCGGTGGTGCACCGGCACAGTCAGGTGCGCAGCGACAACACCGGATACGACCTCGCGTCGCTGTTCGTCGGCGCCGAGGGCACGCTCGGGGTGATCACCGGGCTCGACCTGCGCCTGCATCCGGCGCCGCGCCAGCGCGTCACCGCGATCTGCGGCTACGCCGACCTCGACGCGTTGATCGCCACCGCCCGGGTGTTCCGCGACGTCGACGGCGTCGCGGCGCTGGAGCTGATCGACGCCCGGGCCAGTGCGCTGACCGCCGAGCACGCCGGGGTCGCCGCGCCCGTCGACGGCGCCTGGGAGCTGCTGATCGAGCTCGCCGGGGACACCGATCTGACCGACCGGCTCGCTGACGCGCTGGCCGACGCCGATCTGTGCGGCGAACCGGCCGTCGGGGTCGACGGCGCCGCTCAGCAGCGGTTGTGGCAGGTGCGGGAAGCGATCGCCGACGTGCTCGGCGTCTACGGCCCTCCGCTGAAGTTCGATGTCTCGCTGCCCCTTTCGTCGATCAGCGCGTTCGCCGAAGAGTCGGCCCGGCTGGTCGCCGAGCACGCTCCCGACGCGATCCCCGTGCTGTTCGGGCACATCGGCGAGGGCAACCTGCACCTCAACATCGTCCGGTGCTCCCTGACCGGCGACCGCGAGCACGCGCTGTACACCGCGATGATGGCGCTGATCGCCCGGCACGACGGCAACGTCAGCTCCGAGCACGGGGTCGGCACCCGCAAGCGGGACTACGTGTCGATGTCGCGCACCGACGCCGACATCGCCGCGATGCGGGCGGTCAAGGCGGCCTTCGACCCCACCGGCTACCTGAACCCCGCGGTGCTGTTCGGCTGA
- a CDS encoding TM0106 family RecB-like putative nuclease, producing the protein MFVIEGRVVYSASDLAAAARCEYALLRSFDVKLGRGSAVSGDDELLTRTSQLGDQHEQRHLDALRRDAEVTVIGRPDYTLAGLTAAAEQTLRAIERRAPVIFQAAMFDGRFVGFADFLLLEDSDEGPRYRLRDTKLARSVKVEALLQLAAYVDTLSTAGVPVAPDVDLVLGDGATVSYPVDELLPVYRPRRAALQRLLDDHLAGDAPVAWEDEHVRACFRCADCELEVRARDDLLLVAGMRVSQRARLFDAGITTVHELAAHDGDVAELSRRTVGALTAQARLQIATRPDGKPPYRLVDPQPLMVLPDADKGDLFFDFEGDPLWTADGHEWGLEYLWGVLTVADEFSPLWAHTRADERAALIAFLELVRKRRKRYPGMHIYHYAAYEKSTLLRLAGRYGVGERDVDELLRNGVLVDLYPLVRKSIRVGTENYSIKSLEPLYMGNELRDGEVTTATASITEYARYCELRDAGRADDAATVLKEIEDYNRYDCRSTRRLRDWLVARAIECGVPPRGPVPVGGAAPDAVEVDAVERRLLKFAGDGVEPRTPEQTAVAMIAAAKGFHQREDKPFWWGHFDRVNNPVEEWADSSGVFLVDGHEIVEDWHQPPKARKPQRRLLLHGEIANGDLGGEMYALYDPPAPAGLADDPDRRGYGKVTVVDCDNVEAPTAVTVIERQPKDHDTFTQVPFALTPGPPISTKPLAESIAATAQDVADALPRLRPGAMTDLLLRRAPRTRSGAPLPATGAVAADITAALLDLDASYLAVHGPPGTGKTHTAAQVIASLIGDHGWRVGVVAQAHAVVENLFAGILAAGVDGTRVAKKLNSGNGGWTDITNPQFADFIAGHDGCVVGGTAWDFASATKVPAGSLDLLVVEEAGQFSLANTIAVARAARNLLLLGDPQQLPQVSQGTHPEPVDGSALAWLVDGHHTLPPERGYFLDRSYRMHPEVCRGVSRLSYDNRLRSHADVTAARRLDGVEPGVRTLAVDHRGNATDSLEEAAAIVAALRDLLGTAWTDEDGTRPLGQRDVLIVTPYNAQVVLLRAHLDAAGYDDVRVGTVDKFQGQQAPVVFLSMTASSIDDVPRGIAFLLNRNRLNVAVSRAKYLAVIVRSAQLTDYLPGTPDRLVELGAFLSLSTCDTPAG; encoded by the coding sequence GTGTTCGTCATCGAGGGCCGGGTGGTCTACAGCGCCTCCGATCTCGCCGCGGCCGCCCGCTGCGAGTACGCGCTGCTGCGCTCGTTCGACGTCAAGCTCGGCCGCGGGTCCGCAGTGTCCGGTGACGACGAATTGCTCACCCGCACATCGCAGCTCGGCGACCAGCACGAGCAGCGCCACCTCGACGCGTTGCGCCGCGACGCCGAGGTCACCGTCATCGGCCGGCCCGACTACACGCTCGCCGGGCTGACCGCCGCGGCTGAGCAGACGCTGCGCGCGATCGAGCGCCGGGCGCCGGTGATCTTCCAGGCCGCCATGTTCGACGGCCGGTTCGTGGGCTTCGCCGACTTCCTGCTCCTCGAAGACTCCGACGAGGGTCCGCGCTACCGCTTGCGGGACACCAAGCTGGCCCGCTCGGTCAAGGTCGAGGCGCTGCTGCAGCTGGCGGCGTACGTCGACACCCTGAGCACGGCCGGGGTGCCCGTCGCGCCGGACGTCGACCTGGTGCTCGGCGACGGCGCCACGGTCAGTTACCCCGTCGACGAGCTGCTGCCGGTGTACCGCCCGCGGCGGGCCGCGCTGCAGCGACTCCTCGATGACCACCTGGCCGGTGACGCGCCGGTGGCGTGGGAGGACGAGCACGTGCGCGCCTGTTTCCGCTGCGCCGACTGCGAGCTCGAGGTCCGCGCCCGCGACGACCTGCTGCTGGTAGCGGGCATGCGGGTGAGCCAGCGTGCCCGGCTGTTCGACGCGGGCATCACCACGGTGCACGAACTGGCCGCCCACGACGGGGACGTGGCCGAGCTGTCGCGCCGGACCGTCGGCGCGCTGACCGCGCAGGCCCGGCTGCAGATCGCGACCCGGCCCGACGGCAAGCCGCCCTACCGGCTGGTCGACCCGCAGCCGCTGATGGTGCTGCCCGATGCGGACAAGGGTGACCTGTTCTTCGATTTCGAGGGCGACCCGCTGTGGACCGCCGACGGACACGAGTGGGGCCTGGAATACCTGTGGGGCGTCCTCACCGTGGCCGACGAGTTCTCCCCGCTGTGGGCGCACACCCGCGCCGACGAGCGCGCAGCGCTGATCGCGTTCCTCGAGCTGGTGCGCAAACGGCGCAAGCGCTACCCCGGCATGCACATCTACCACTACGCCGCCTACGAGAAGAGCACGCTGCTGCGGCTGGCCGGCCGCTACGGCGTCGGCGAGCGCGATGTCGACGAGCTGCTGCGCAACGGCGTGCTGGTGGACCTCTATCCGTTGGTGCGCAAGAGCATTCGCGTGGGCACCGAGAACTACAGCATCAAGTCGCTCGAGCCGCTGTACATGGGCAACGAACTGCGCGACGGCGAGGTCACCACCGCCACCGCGTCGATCACCGAGTACGCCCGCTACTGCGAGCTGCGCGATGCCGGCCGCGCCGACGACGCCGCGACGGTGCTCAAGGAGATCGAGGACTACAACCGCTACGACTGCCGCTCGACCCGCCGACTGCGGGACTGGCTGGTGGCCCGCGCGATCGAATGCGGGGTGCCGCCGCGCGGCCCGGTGCCCGTCGGCGGGGCCGCCCCGGACGCGGTGGAGGTCGACGCGGTCGAACGCCGGCTGCTGAAGTTCGCCGGGGACGGCGTGGAGCCGCGCACGCCCGAGCAGACGGCGGTCGCAATGATCGCCGCCGCCAAGGGTTTCCACCAGCGCGAAGACAAGCCGTTCTGGTGGGGTCACTTCGACCGGGTCAACAATCCCGTCGAGGAGTGGGCCGACAGCAGCGGCGTCTTCCTGGTCGACGGCCACGAGATCGTCGAGGACTGGCACCAGCCGCCGAAGGCCCGAAAACCGCAGCGCCGCTTGCTCCTTCACGGCGAGATCGCCAACGGTGACCTCGGCGGCGAGATGTACGCGCTGTACGACCCGCCCGCTCCGGCCGGCCTGGCCGACGACCCCGACCGGCGCGGCTACGGCAAGGTGACCGTCGTCGACTGCGACAACGTCGAGGCTCCCACCGCGGTCACCGTCATCGAGCGCCAGCCCAAGGACCACGACACCTTCACCCAGGTCCCCTTCGCGCTGACCCCCGGCCCGCCCATCAGCACCAAACCGCTCGCCGAGTCCATCGCCGCCACCGCGCAGGACGTCGCCGACGCCCTGCCCCGGCTGCGCCCCGGGGCGATGACCGACCTGCTGCTGCGCCGCGCGCCGCGTACCCGCAGCGGCGCCCCGCTGCCGGCCACCGGTGCGGTCGCCGCCGACATCACCGCCGCGCTGCTCGACCTCGACGCGTCCTACCTCGCGGTGCACGGCCCGCCCGGCACCGGCAAGACCCACACCGCCGCCCAGGTGATCGCGTCGCTGATCGGCGACCACGGCTGGCGGGTCGGTGTGGTCGCGCAGGCCCACGCCGTCGTGGAGAACCTGTTCGCCGGCATCCTGGCCGCAGGCGTCGACGGCACGCGGGTGGCCAAGAAGCTCAACTCCGGAAACGGCGGCTGGACCGACATCACCAACCCGCAGTTCGCCGACTTCATCGCCGGACACGACGGCTGCGTGGTCGGCGGCACCGCATGGGATTTCGCCAGCGCCACCAAGGTCCCGGCCGGCTCGCTGGATCTGCTCGTGGTCGAGGAGGCCGGTCAGTTCAGCCTGGCCAACACGATCGCGGTGGCCCGCGCCGCGCGCAATCTGCTGCTGCTCGGCGACCCGCAGCAGCTGCCGCAGGTCAGCCAGGGCACCCATCCGGAACCGGTCGACGGGTCGGCACTGGCGTGGCTGGTCGACGGGCACCACACGCTGCCGCCCGAGCGGGGCTATTTTCTTGACCGCTCCTATCGGATGCACCCCGAGGTGTGTCGCGGGGTGTCCCGGCTGTCCTACGACAACCGGCTGCGCTCGCACGCCGACGTGACCGCGGCCCGTCGGCTCGACGGCGTCGAACCCGGGGTCCGCACGCTGGCCGTCGACCACCGCGGCAACGCCACCGACAGCCTCGAGGAGGCCGCGGCGATCGTCGCCGCGCTGCGTGACCTGCTCGGAACCGCATGGACCGACGAGGACGGCACCCGGCCGCTGGGCCAGCGCGACGTGCTGATCGTCACGCCCTACAACGCGCAGGTGGTCCTGCTGCGCGCCCACCTCGACGCGGCCGGCTACGACGACGTCAGGGTCGGCACCGTCGATAAGTTCCAGGGCCAGCAGGCGCCCGTGGTGTTCCTGTCGATGACGGCCTCCTCGATCGACGACGTGCCCCGCGGAATCGCGTTCCTGCTCAACAGGAACCGGCTCAACGTCGCGGTGAGCCGGGCGAAGTACCTGGCGGTGATCGTCCGGTCGGCGCAGCTGACCGACTATCTGCCCGGTACACCCGACCGCCTGGTCGAGCTCGGCGCGTTCCTGTCGCTGAGCACGTGTGATACACCGGCGGGATGA
- a CDS encoding mechanosensitive ion channel family protein: MEDALRDMWRSVATFAPKLLVFLLILVIGVIVAKMIGKAVDKILERVGFDRAVERGGIRRALQNSNYDASTIVSKLVYYALLLFVLQLAFGVFGPNPVSALLTGVIAFLPKLVVALIIVVVAAAIAAAVRDLVSNALGGLSYGRMLANIASIFILGLGIIAALNQVGIALTVTLPVLVAILGTIGGILVVGVGGGLIKPMQQRWEDYLSRAEDEGRNVREHLNRRKQSTSEPTQQIPAYSGAATGSHSAPTPTVPGQPYPNPTTGAYPAPGYQQQPPPQGYGDYPQQGYGQQGYGQQGYGQQGYGQQ; encoded by the coding sequence GTGGAAGACGCACTACGGGACATGTGGCGCTCCGTCGCCACCTTTGCGCCGAAACTCTTGGTGTTCCTCCTCATCCTCGTCATCGGGGTGATCGTCGCGAAGATGATCGGCAAGGCCGTCGACAAGATCCTCGAGCGGGTGGGATTCGACCGGGCGGTCGAGCGCGGCGGGATCCGTCGGGCACTGCAGAACAGCAACTACGACGCCTCGACGATCGTGAGCAAGCTCGTCTACTACGCGCTACTGCTGTTCGTGCTGCAGCTGGCGTTCGGAGTCTTCGGGCCGAACCCGGTCAGTGCCCTGCTGACCGGCGTGATCGCATTCCTGCCGAAACTGGTGGTCGCGCTCATCATCGTCGTGGTCGCCGCAGCCATCGCCGCAGCCGTGCGTGACCTCGTGTCCAACGCACTCGGCGGTCTGTCCTACGGCCGCATGCTGGCCAACATCGCGAGCATCTTCATCCTCGGGCTCGGCATCATCGCCGCCCTCAACCAGGTCGGCATCGCGCTGACCGTCACGCTGCCCGTGCTCGTCGCGATCCTCGGCACCATCGGCGGCATCCTCGTCGTCGGCGTGGGCGGTGGCCTGATCAAGCCCATGCAGCAGCGGTGGGAGGACTACCTCAGCCGCGCCGAGGACGAGGGCCGCAACGTGCGCGAGCACCTGAACCGCCGCAAGCAGTCCACCTCGGAGCCCACGCAGCAGATCCCGGCCTACAGCGGGGCGGCCACCGGCTCGCACTCCGCCCCGACACCGACCGTGCCCGGCCAGCCCTACCCGAACCCCACCACCGGTGCCTACCCGGCGCCCGGCTATCAGCAGCAGCCGCCGCCGCAGGGCTACGGCGACTACCCGCAGCAGGGCTACGGGCAACAGGGCTACGGGCAACAGGGCTACGGACAGCAGGGGTACGGGCAGCAGTAG
- a CDS encoding LppP/LprE family lipoprotein produces the protein MKWAAVIGAAALVLAGCGSGDSTASKTPGPTAASPPAAPPPSAPAPLGPPPGPAPSEDPCATDLAAPEIAEAVSALPRDPRSNQAWSPEPVAGNYNECAQLSAVIVKANTNSQNPNTRAVMFHRGKFIPTGVPDTYGFNGLDSVGTTGDTVALKYSNGVPGLDSIVKFRWNGSGVELIGNTPR, from the coding sequence GTGAAATGGGCAGCGGTCATCGGCGCCGCCGCGCTCGTTCTCGCGGGATGCGGCTCCGGGGATTCGACCGCGTCGAAGACCCCGGGGCCGACGGCTGCGTCACCGCCCGCGGCTCCCCCGCCGTCGGCTCCGGCGCCCCTTGGCCCGCCGCCAGGGCCTGCCCCCTCCGAGGATCCGTGCGCGACCGACCTGGCCGCGCCCGAGATCGCCGAGGCCGTCTCCGCACTGCCCCGCGACCCGCGCAGCAACCAGGCGTGGAGCCCCGAGCCGGTGGCCGGCAACTACAACGAATGCGCCCAGCTGTCGGCTGTGATCGTCAAGGCGAACACGAATTCGCAGAACCCGAACACCCGTGCGGTGATGTTCCACCGCGGCAAGTTCATCCCCACCGGCGTGCCCGACACCTACGGCTTCAACGGCCTCGACAGCGTCGGCACCACCGGCGACACCGTCGCGCTGAAGTACTCCAACGGCGTGCCCGGCCTCGACAGCATCGTGAAGTTCCGCTGGAACGGCAGCGGCGTCGAGCTGATCGGCAACACCCCGCGCTGA
- a CDS encoding DEAD/DEAH box helicase: MTSSDTAPDSVDLPGDTTFADLQIHPAVLQAVNDVGYESPSPIQAATIPAMLAGSDVVGLAQTGTGKTAAFAIPILSKIDTSSRTTQALVLAPTRELALQVAEAFSRYGAHLNVNVLPVYGGSSYGPQLAGLKRGAQIVVGTPGRVIDHLEKGTLDVSHLDYMVLDEADEMLQMGFAEDVERILADTPEYKQVALFSATMPPAIKKITAKYLHDPVEVTVKSKTQTAENITQRYIQVSYPRKMDALTRLLEVEQGDAMIVFVRTKQATEEVAEKLKARGFAAAAINGDIPQAVRERTINALKDGSIDILVATDVAARGLDVERISHVVNFDIPHDPESYVHRIGRTGRAGRSGTALLFVTPRERHLLGAIERVTRQKLVESELPSVDDVNERRVQKFRDSITEALAAPGIELFRKLVEGYERDHDVPMADIAAALALQSRDGGEFLLTEPPPEKRRDKKDRPDRTDRDDRGPRKQRERRSDLATYRIAVGKRHKAMPGAIVGAIANEGGLHRSDFGHIAIKLDYSLVELPANLSRETLKKLENTRIQGQLIHLEPDRGPKARRNAH; encoded by the coding sequence ATGACCTCCTCCGATACGGCCCCTGACAGCGTGGATCTGCCCGGTGACACGACCTTCGCCGACCTGCAGATCCACCCCGCGGTGCTGCAGGCGGTCAACGACGTCGGCTACGAGTCGCCCTCGCCGATCCAGGCGGCGACGATCCCGGCGATGCTGGCCGGCTCCGACGTCGTCGGCCTGGCGCAGACCGGCACCGGCAAGACCGCCGCGTTCGCGATCCCGATCCTGTCCAAGATCGACACCTCCAGCCGCACCACCCAGGCACTCGTCCTCGCCCCGACCCGGGAGCTCGCGCTGCAGGTCGCCGAGGCGTTCAGCCGCTATGGCGCCCACCTGAACGTCAACGTGCTGCCCGTCTACGGCGGCAGCTCCTACGGCCCCCAGCTCGCCGGCCTCAAGCGCGGCGCGCAGATCGTCGTCGGCACCCCGGGCCGGGTGATCGACCACCTGGAGAAGGGCACGCTGGACGTCAGCCACCTCGACTACATGGTGCTCGACGAGGCCGACGAGATGCTGCAGATGGGCTTCGCCGAGGACGTTGAGCGGATCCTGGCCGACACCCCGGAGTACAAGCAGGTCGCGCTGTTCTCGGCGACCATGCCGCCGGCGATCAAGAAGATCACCGCCAAGTACCTTCACGACCCGGTCGAGGTCACGGTCAAGTCGAAGACCCAGACCGCGGAGAACATCACCCAGCGCTACATCCAGGTGTCGTATCCCCGCAAGATGGACGCGCTGACGCGGCTGCTCGAGGTCGAGCAGGGTGACGCGATGATCGTGTTCGTCCGCACCAAGCAGGCCACCGAGGAGGTGGCCGAGAAGCTCAAGGCCCGCGGTTTCGCCGCGGCGGCCATCAACGGCGACATCCCGCAGGCGGTCCGCGAGCGCACGATCAACGCGCTCAAGGACGGCTCGATCGACATCCTCGTCGCGACCGACGTGGCCGCGCGCGGCCTGGACGTCGAGCGCATCTCGCACGTGGTGAACTTCGACATCCCGCATGATCCGGAGTCCTACGTGCACCGCATCGGTCGCACCGGTCGGGCGGGCCGCTCCGGGACGGCGCTGCTGTTCGTGACGCCGCGCGAGCGCCACCTGCTCGGCGCGATCGAGCGGGTGACGCGGCAGAAGCTCGTGGAGTCCGAGCTGCCGTCGGTGGACGACGTGAACGAGCGGCGCGTGCAGAAATTCCGCGACTCCATCACCGAGGCGCTGGCGGCACCCGGCATCGAGTTGTTCCGCAAGCTGGTCGAGGGGTACGAACGCGACCACGACGTGCCGATGGCCGACATCGCCGCCGCGCTTGCGTTGCAGAGCCGCGACGGCGGGGAGTTCCTGCTGACCGAGCCGCCGCCGGAGAAGCGTCGGGACAAGAAGGACCGACCGGATCGTACCGACCGCGACGACCGGGGTCCGCGCAAACAGCGGGAGCGGCGCAGTGATCTGGCGACGTACCGCATCGCGGTGGGCAAGCGGCACAAAGCCATGCCGGGGGCGATCGTGGGGGCCATCGCCAACGAGGGCGGCCTGCACCGCAGCGATTTCGGGCACATCGCGATCAAACTCGACTACTCGCTGGTGGAGTTGCCGGCCAACCTGTCCCGGGAGACGCTGAAGAAGCTGGAGAACACCCGCATCCAGGGCCAGCTGATCCACCTCGAACCCGATCGCGGGCCGAAGGCGCGCCGCAACGCTCACTAG